Proteins from a single region of Pseudomonas sp. 10S4:
- a CDS encoding MFS transporter, giving the protein MNNPIGTIKRWRVQIFAITWLAYAAFYFTRKAFSVAKLGIGEDPTFLLDKMAMANLDAIYLAAYAIGQFTWGILADRFGPRVVVLGGLLISAAAAVVMGSFATLPIFATCMLIQGLAQSTGWSGLCKNLGSFFPAEQRGRVLGLWSSCYAFGGLVASPFAGWWAYTLIGTWHAAFFSSAAVVGVVAVLFFFLQRNKPEDVGLPAVEPEPELSVEAAYAQSQISVWEPLKEILRNRTVLVLGLSYFLLKPARYAILLWGPVIVFEQMPSVGKVGAAIIPTSFELAGLLGPIMIGLASDKLFGARRMPACVISLLALTVSLALFMGALHTGSVLMVVALLFVMGLTLYGPDSMISGAAAIDFGTAKAGATAAGFVNGCGSVGAILGGLLPGYFDSVTVFIVFAGCAMFSAFVLIPHWNSRPAGLQTDSTFVPNQPISIKPLRT; this is encoded by the coding sequence ATGAACAATCCCATCGGCACCATCAAGCGTTGGCGCGTGCAGATCTTCGCGATCACCTGGCTCGCTTACGCCGCTTTCTACTTCACTCGCAAAGCGTTTTCCGTGGCCAAACTGGGGATCGGCGAAGACCCTACCTTCCTGCTCGACAAAATGGCCATGGCCAACCTCGACGCGATCTATCTGGCGGCCTACGCCATTGGCCAATTCACCTGGGGCATCCTCGCCGATCGCTTTGGCCCACGGGTCGTGGTGCTCGGCGGGTTGCTGATTTCCGCCGCGGCCGCGGTGGTGATGGGCAGTTTTGCCACGTTGCCGATCTTCGCTACTTGCATGCTGATTCAAGGGTTGGCCCAGTCCACCGGATGGTCGGGACTGTGCAAGAACCTCGGCAGTTTCTTCCCCGCCGAACAGCGCGGGCGGGTGCTCGGGTTGTGGAGTTCCTGCTACGCCTTTGGTGGATTGGTGGCTTCACCATTCGCCGGTTGGTGGGCCTACACACTGATCGGCACCTGGCACGCGGCGTTCTTTTCCAGTGCGGCGGTGGTCGGCGTGGTGGCGGTGCTGTTCTTCTTTCTTCAGCGCAACAAGCCTGAAGACGTCGGCTTGCCCGCCGTGGAGCCAGAACCGGAGTTGAGCGTCGAAGCGGCCTACGCACAAAGCCAGATCAGCGTTTGGGAGCCGTTAAAGGAAATCCTGCGCAACCGCACCGTGCTGGTACTCGGGCTCTCGTACTTCCTGCTGAAACCGGCGCGTTACGCGATTTTGCTCTGGGGGCCGGTGATTGTTTTCGAACAAATGCCCTCGGTGGGCAAGGTCGGCGCGGCGATCATTCCCACGTCTTTTGAACTGGCCGGGCTACTCGGGCCGATCATGATCGGTTTGGCCTCCGACAAGCTGTTCGGCGCCCGGCGGATGCCGGCGTGTGTGATCAGTCTGTTGGCGCTGACGGTTTCCCTGGCGCTGTTCATGGGTGCCTTGCACACCGGCAGCGTGTTGATGGTGGTGGCGCTGTTGTTTGTCATGGGCCTGACCCTTTACGGGCCGGACTCGATGATCAGCGGCGCGGCGGCGATTGATTTCGGCACGGCCAAGGCCGGCGCCACGGCGGCGGGTTTTGTGAACGGCTGCGGTTCGGTCGGGGCGATTCTCGGTGGTTTACTGCCGGGCTATTTCGATTCGGTCACGGTGTTCATCGTCTTCGCCGGTTGCGCGATGTTCTCGGCGTTCGTGCTGATCCCGCACTGGAACAGCCGCCCGGCGGGCTTGCAAACCGACTCCACCTTCGTGCCCAACCAGCCGATCAGCATCAAACCCCTGCGTACCTGA
- a CDS encoding LysR family transcriptional regulator: protein MSVSHAQLKAFHAVAVHGGFTKAAERLFLTQPAISDQVRKLEERFGVLLFHRNKRSVRLTDLGERLLSITQRLFVIEAEAQELLQDSQALQTGSLILAVDAPVHVLPQIARFCERYPGISVKIETGNTDESLFRLFNYQADLALLGRDVSDERLISLPLRNDPMVAFVSRSHPWASRESICLADLDDTPLVLREIGSVTRQTLEEEMAGAGFRIRPAIEVEGREAAREAVVVGIGVGVVSAAEFGADSRVCALPITDCKRRLTETLVCLREQSSRRVVATFLEMVRESLV from the coding sequence ATGTCGGTCTCCCACGCCCAGCTCAAAGCCTTCCACGCCGTGGCCGTGCACGGCGGCTTCACCAAAGCCGCCGAGCGGCTGTTTCTCACGCAACCGGCGATTTCCGACCAGGTGCGCAAACTCGAAGAGCGGTTTGGGGTGCTGCTGTTCCACCGCAACAAACGCTCGGTACGCCTGACCGACCTCGGTGAGCGCTTGTTGAGCATCACCCAGCGCCTATTCGTCATCGAAGCCGAAGCCCAGGAGTTATTGCAGGACTCCCAGGCGTTGCAGACCGGCAGCCTGATCCTCGCCGTGGATGCACCGGTGCACGTACTGCCGCAGATCGCCCGGTTTTGCGAGCGATACCCCGGCATCAGCGTGAAGATCGAAACCGGCAACACTGATGAATCGTTGTTTCGGCTGTTCAACTATCAGGCCGACCTGGCGTTGCTCGGCCGGGATGTCAGCGACGAGCGATTGATCTCGCTGCCGTTGCGCAATGACCCGATGGTGGCGTTCGTCTCGCGCAGTCATCCGTGGGCGAGTCGCGAGTCCATCTGCCTGGCGGACCTGGACGACACGCCGCTGGTGCTGCGGGAAATCGGTTCGGTGACGCGCCAGACCCTGGAAGAGGAAATGGCCGGGGCCGGGTTTCGGATTCGTCCGGCGATTGAGGTTGAAGGCCGGGAAGCGGCGCGCGAAGCGGTGGTAGTCGGGATTGGTGTCGGGGTAGTGTCAGCGGCGGAGTTTGGTGCAGATTCGCGGGTTTGCGCGTTGCCGATTACCGACTGCAAGCGGCGGCTGACCGAGACGCTGGTGTGCTTGCGCGAGCAGAGTTCGCGGCGGGTGGTGGCGACGTTTCTGGAGATGGTGCGCGAGAGTCTTGTGTAG
- a CDS encoding LysR substrate-binding domain-containing protein, producing the protein MNLFQLRAFDAVAREGSFTRAAARLFISQPAVTGHIKALEEHYQITLLRRTARRVELTEEGTKLAAITRAMFGLAEEAQVMLEANRQLLTGRLEVAADGPHMVMPMLASLRARYPGITVNLRLGNAQETLAALLSEHADVAVLTEVEPRKGLHLQALSESRICALVPAGHPWAQRAKGLPLKELDQVIMVLREPSSITRRTFDEACSQAKVSPRVLLELDSREAVTEAVAAELGVGVVSSVEVSHDPRVAAVPILGEGLVNRHMIGCMERRRDLRLIQAFLDLAPSQ; encoded by the coding sequence ATGAATCTGTTTCAGCTTCGCGCATTCGACGCGGTGGCCCGCGAGGGCAGCTTTACTCGGGCCGCCGCGCGACTGTTCATCAGCCAGCCGGCGGTCACCGGGCACATCAAGGCGCTGGAGGAGCACTACCAGATCACCCTGTTGCGCCGTACCGCCCGGCGGGTGGAGTTAACGGAGGAGGGCACCAAACTGGCGGCGATCACCCGGGCGATGTTTGGTCTCGCCGAAGAGGCGCAGGTGATGCTGGAAGCCAACCGGCAATTGCTCACCGGGCGTCTGGAAGTGGCGGCGGACGGGCCGCACATGGTCATGCCGATGCTCGCCAGTTTGCGGGCGCGGTATCCGGGAATTACCGTGAATTTGCGCTTGGGTAACGCTCAGGAAACCTTGGCGGCGTTGTTGTCCGAGCATGCCGACGTGGCGGTGCTGACCGAGGTCGAACCGCGCAAGGGCCTGCATCTGCAAGCGTTGAGCGAGTCAAGGATCTGCGCGCTAGTGCCGGCCGGGCATCCTTGGGCGCAGCGTGCGAAGGGTTTGCCGCTCAAGGAACTGGATCAGGTGATCATGGTGTTGCGCGAGCCGAGTTCGATTACTCGGCGTACGTTTGATGAGGCGTGCAGTCAGGCGAAGGTCAGCCCGCGGGTGTTGCTGGAACTGGATAGCCGTGAGGCGGTGACCGAGGCTGTCGCCGCTGAATTAGGCGTAGGGGTGGTGTCGTCGGTGGAAGTCAGCCATGACCCGCGGGTGGCGGCGGTGCCGATTTTGGGGGAAGGGTTGGTCAATCGGCACATGATCGGGTGCATGGAACGGCGGCGGGATTTGCGCTTGATTCAGGCGTTTCTGGATTTGGCACCAAGCCAGTAG
- a CDS encoding 2-aminoethylphosphonate--pyruvate transaminase codes for MSTAEPILLTPGPLTTSRRTRQSMMVDWGSWDDRFNQLTASLCEQLLAIINGADSHHCVPLQGSGTFAVEAAIGTLVPRDGKVLVLINGAYGKRLAKICEVLGRPFSTFETAEDEPTTASDVDRLLRADPSITHVALIHCETSTGILNPLPEIAQVIAQQGKRLIIDAMSSFGALPIDAQQVPFDALIAASGKCLEGVPGMGFVFARKESLANAAGNTHSLAMDLFDQHTYMAKTGQWRFTPPTHVVAALHEALLQYNEEGGLPARHQRYANNCQVLLDDMAKLGLRSFLPAAIQAPIIVTFHAPKDPRYQFKEFYERVKAKGFILYPGKLTQVETFRVGCIGHVNPPEMHAAVAAIAEVLQEMEVLEI; via the coding sequence ATGAGTACTGCCGAACCCATCCTGCTCACCCCCGGCCCATTGACCACGTCGCGCCGCACCCGTCAGTCGATGATGGTCGACTGGGGTTCATGGGATGACCGCTTCAACCAACTGACCGCCAGCCTCTGCGAGCAACTGTTGGCGATCATCAACGGTGCCGACAGTCACCACTGCGTACCCCTGCAAGGCAGCGGCACCTTCGCCGTCGAAGCAGCGATCGGCACGCTGGTGCCTCGCGACGGTAAAGTCCTGGTGCTGATCAACGGCGCCTACGGCAAACGCCTGGCGAAGATCTGCGAAGTGCTCGGCCGCCCGTTCAGCACCTTCGAAACCGCCGAAGACGAACCGACCACCGCTTCTGACGTTGATCGCCTGCTGCGGGCTGATCCGAGCATCACTCACGTCGCGCTGATCCATTGCGAAACCAGCACCGGCATCCTCAACCCGCTGCCGGAAATCGCTCAGGTTATTGCGCAACAGGGCAAGCGCCTGATCATCGACGCGATGAGTTCCTTTGGCGCCCTGCCAATCGATGCGCAGCAGGTGCCGTTCGACGCGCTGATCGCCGCCTCGGGCAAATGCCTGGAAGGTGTGCCGGGGATGGGTTTCGTCTTCGCTCGCAAAGAATCCCTGGCGAATGCCGCCGGCAACACGCATTCGTTGGCGATGGACTTGTTCGACCAGCACACCTACATGGCCAAGACCGGCCAATGGCGCTTCACCCCGCCGACCCACGTAGTCGCGGCGCTGCACGAAGCCCTGCTGCAATACAACGAAGAAGGCGGTTTGCCGGCGCGGCATCAGCGCTACGCCAACAACTGTCAGGTGCTGCTCGATGACATGGCCAAACTTGGTTTGCGCAGCTTCCTGCCCGCCGCGATCCAGGCGCCGATCATCGTCACCTTCCATGCGCCGAAAGACCCGCGCTACCAGTTCAAGGAATTCTACGAACGGGTCAAGGCCAAGGGTTTCATTCTGTATCCGGGCAAATTGACCCAGGTCGAGACCTTCCGTGTCGGCTGCATCGGCCACGTCAATCCGCCAGAGATGCACGCGGCCGTGGCGGCGATTGCCGAGGTGCTGCAGGAAATGGAAGTCCTCGAAATCTAA
- the phnX gene encoding phosphonoacetaldehyde hydrolase: MNYSNPTKLQAAILDWAGTVVDFGSFAPTQIFVEAFAEFDVQVSIEEARGPMGMGKWDHIRTLCDQPQVAERYRKAFGRTPTDDDVTAIYKRFMPLQIEKIAEHSALIPGALATIANLRQQGIKIGSCSGYPKQVMDKVVELAATNGYIADHVVATDEVPNGRPWPAQALANVIALGIDDVAACVKIDDTVPGILEGRRAGMWTVALICSGNALGLDYAGYQALGSEELASERKRIHAMFEGSRPHYMIDTIGDLPQVIADINKRLANGEMPQTN; the protein is encoded by the coding sequence ATGAACTACAGCAACCCAACCAAACTCCAAGCCGCCATCCTCGACTGGGCCGGCACCGTGGTCGATTTCGGTTCGTTCGCGCCGACCCAGATTTTTGTCGAAGCCTTCGCCGAGTTCGACGTTCAGGTTTCCATTGAAGAAGCTCGCGGGCCGATGGGCATGGGCAAGTGGGACCACATCCGCACCCTGTGCGATCAGCCGCAAGTCGCCGAGCGTTATCGCAAGGCGTTCGGCCGCACACCGACCGACGATGACGTCACCGCCATCTATAAGCGCTTCATGCCGCTGCAAATCGAAAAAATCGCCGAGCACTCGGCGCTGATCCCCGGCGCTCTGGCAACTATCGCCAATCTGCGCCAGCAAGGCATCAAGATCGGCTCCTGCTCCGGCTACCCGAAACAGGTCATGGACAAAGTCGTGGAACTGGCCGCCACCAACGGCTACATCGCCGATCACGTGGTCGCCACCGACGAGGTGCCGAACGGCCGTCCATGGCCGGCTCAGGCCCTGGCCAACGTGATTGCCCTGGGGATCGATGATGTTGCGGCCTGCGTGAAGATCGACGATACCGTGCCGGGCATTCTTGAAGGTCGCCGCGCCGGCATGTGGACCGTGGCGCTGATCTGCTCCGGTAACGCGCTGGGCCTGGACTACGCGGGTTATCAGGCCCTCGGCAGCGAGGAACTGGCCAGCGAGCGCAAGCGTATCCACGCCATGTTCGAAGGCTCACGCCCGCATTACATGATCGACACCATCGGCGATTTGCCGCAAGTGATAGCCGATATCAACAAGCGTCTGGCCAACGGCGAAATGCCGCAAACCAACTGA
- a CDS encoding NADPH-dependent 2,4-dienoyl-CoA reductase, which yields MAAAHYPHLLAPLDLGFTTLRNRTLMGSMHTGLEEKPGGFERMAAYFAERARGGVGLMVTGGIGPNDEGGVYSGAAKLTTEEEALKHQIVTRAVHEAGGKICMQILHAGRYAYSPKQVAPSAIQAPINPFKPKELDEEGIEKQISDFVTCSVLAQTAEYDGVEIMGSEGYFINQFLAAHTNHRTDRWGGSYENRMRLPVEIVRRVREAVGPNFIIIYRLSMLDLVEGGSSWEEIVTLAKAIEQAGATIINTGIGWHEARIPTIATKVPRAAFSKVTAKLRGSVSIPLITTNRINTPEIAEQILAEGDADMVSMARPFLADPDFVNKAAAGRADEINTCIGCNQACLDHTFGGKLTSCLVNPRACHETELNYLPVQQIKKIAVVGAGPAGLSAATVAAERGHQVTLFDSASEIGGQFNIAKRVPGKEEFFETLRYFNRKLQTTNVEVCLNTRVDVAQLVAGGYDEIILATGIAPRTPAIPGVDNAKVLSYLDVILERKPVGKRVAVIGAGGIGFDVSEYLVHEGVATSLDREAFWKEWGIDTHLEARGGVAGIKAQPHAPAREVFLLQRKNSKVGDGLGKTTGWIHRTGLKNKQVQMLNSVEYLKIDDEGLHIRIGETGEPQVLPVDNIVICAGQDPLRELQDGLVAAGQNVHLIGGADVAAELDAKRAINQGSRLAAEL from the coding sequence ATGGCCGCCGCTCATTACCCGCACCTGTTGGCCCCGCTGGACCTGGGTTTTACCACGCTGCGCAACCGCACCCTGATGGGCTCGATGCACACCGGGCTTGAGGAAAAGCCCGGTGGCTTCGAGCGCATGGCGGCGTATTTTGCCGAGCGTGCCCGAGGCGGCGTTGGCCTGATGGTCACGGGCGGTATTGGCCCGAACGATGAGGGCGGCGTTTACTCCGGCGCGGCCAAACTGACCACCGAGGAAGAAGCCCTCAAGCACCAGATCGTCACCCGCGCGGTGCATGAGGCGGGTGGCAAGATCTGCATGCAGATCCTCCACGCCGGTCGTTATGCCTACAGCCCAAAGCAAGTCGCACCAAGTGCGATCCAGGCGCCAATCAACCCGTTCAAGCCCAAAGAGCTGGACGAGGAAGGCATCGAGAAGCAGATCAGCGATTTCGTCACCTGCTCGGTGCTGGCACAAACCGCCGAGTACGACGGCGTCGAGATCATGGGTTCCGAAGGTTATTTCATTAACCAGTTCCTCGCGGCCCACACCAACCACCGCACCGACCGTTGGGGTGGCAGCTACGAAAACCGCATGCGCCTGCCGGTAGAAATCGTCCGCCGCGTACGCGAAGCAGTCGGTCCGAACTTCATCATCATCTACCGCCTGTCGATGCTCGACCTGGTGGAAGGTGGCAGCAGTTGGGAAGAAATCGTCACGCTAGCCAAAGCCATCGAGCAGGCCGGCGCGACCATCATCAACACTGGTATTGGCTGGCACGAAGCGCGGATTCCGACCATCGCCACCAAAGTGCCGCGAGCGGCGTTCAGCAAGGTCACGGCCAAGCTTCGTGGCTCGGTGAGCATTCCGCTGATCACCACCAACCGTATCAACACCCCGGAAATCGCCGAGCAGATTCTGGCCGAAGGCGATGCCGACATGGTGTCCATGGCGCGGCCGTTCCTCGCGGACCCGGACTTCGTCAACAAGGCTGCCGCTGGCCGCGCCGATGAAATCAATACCTGCATCGGCTGCAACCAGGCCTGCCTGGACCACACCTTCGGCGGCAAGTTGACCAGTTGCCTGGTTAACCCGCGGGCCTGCCATGAAACCGAGCTCAATTACCTGCCGGTGCAGCAGATCAAGAAAATCGCCGTGGTCGGTGCCGGCCCTGCGGGTCTGTCCGCTGCAACTGTGGCTGCGGAGCGTGGCCATCAGGTGACGTTGTTTGATTCGGCCAGCGAAATCGGTGGTCAGTTCAACATCGCCAAGCGCGTGCCGGGCAAGGAAGAGTTCTTCGAAACCCTTCGCTACTTCAACCGCAAGTTGCAGACCACCAATGTTGAGGTGTGCCTGAACACCCGCGTGGACGTGGCGCAATTGGTGGCCGGCGGTTACGACGAGATCATCCTTGCCACTGGCATCGCGCCGCGTACCCCGGCAATTCCCGGCGTCGACAACGCCAAGGTGTTGAGCTACCTGGACGTGATTCTTGAGCGTAAACCGGTGGGCAAGCGCGTTGCAGTGATTGGCGCCGGAGGTATTGGTTTCGACGTCTCGGAGTATTTGGTTCACGAAGGGGTTGCCACCAGCCTGGACCGTGAAGCGTTCTGGAAAGAGTGGGGTATCGATACGCATCTGGAAGCACGCGGCGGCGTGGCCGGCATCAAGGCCCAGCCTCATGCGCCGGCCCGCGAGGTGTTCCTGCTGCAACGCAAGAACTCCAAAGTCGGCGACGGCCTGGGCAAGACCACTGGCTGGATTCACCGGACCGGTTTGAAGAACAAGCAGGTACAGATGCTTAACAGCGTTGAATACCTGAAAATCGACGACGAAGGCCTGCACATCCGTATCGGCGAAACCGGCGAGCCGCAAGTGCTGCCGGTGGACAACATCGTGATCTGCGCCGGGCAGGACCCGTTGCGTGAGTTGCAGGACGGTCTGGTGGCGGCCGGGCAGAACGTGCATTTGATTGGTGGCGCGGACGTGGCGGCGGAGCTGGATGCCAAGCGGGCGATCAATCAGGGTTCGCGGTTGGCGGCTGAGTTGTAA
- a CDS encoding carbon-nitrogen hydrolase family protein yields the protein MRKLLYLTFSMALIAALTTYAMWAADRPAGHYLSDLRINLAVDQGTPADRGNLLGIQPELFPTDYQSPERLHRKLAAYLQKAQDQGLLNEKTIVVLPEHVGTWLMVSGEKDELYQASTLQEAMNWLAASNPLQFVRALISAKGASRLDDAHLRMKAKSMAKDYQALFGGLAKEFHVTLVAGSIVLPEPSVIDGTLKIGHGALFNSSVVFGRDGLPIGQPQRQMHPIFDEQDTLAANTDHTVNVVDTPAGRLGILIGSDSWYPDNYRKLDEQGAQLVAVPAYIVGHGTWDKPWRGYKGLSTPSSVSLKAGELSEGQAWHRLTLIAQPPSSQAIAGISVFLRGQFWDKGSAGQSFLSANGQHSADSNVRGARLLNLWL from the coding sequence ATGCGTAAACTTCTGTACCTGACCTTTTCCATGGCGTTGATCGCCGCCCTCACGACCTACGCCATGTGGGCCGCGGACCGTCCGGCGGGTCATTACCTGTCGGACCTGCGAATCAATCTGGCGGTCGATCAAGGCACACCGGCCGATCGCGGCAACCTGCTGGGTATCCAGCCCGAGCTGTTCCCCACCGACTACCAAAGCCCCGAGCGCCTGCACCGCAAGCTCGCGGCCTATCTGCAAAAAGCCCAGGACCAGGGCCTGCTGAATGAAAAAACCATCGTCGTGCTCCCGGAACATGTCGGCACCTGGCTGATGGTCAGCGGCGAGAAAGATGAGCTGTACCAGGCCAGCACGCTCCAGGAAGCGATGAACTGGCTGGCGGCGAGCAATCCATTGCAGTTCGTCCGCGCCCTGATTAGCGCCAAGGGCGCCAGCCGTCTCGATGATGCTCACCTGCGCATGAAAGCCAAAAGCATGGCCAAGGATTACCAGGCTCTGTTTGGTGGTTTGGCGAAAGAATTCCACGTGACGTTGGTAGCCGGCTCCATCGTGCTGCCAGAGCCCAGCGTTATCGATGGCACGTTGAAAATCGGCCACGGCGCACTGTTCAACAGCAGTGTGGTGTTCGGTCGCGACGGTTTGCCGATCGGCCAGCCGCAGCGGCAGATGCACCCGATCTTCGATGAACAGGACACCCTCGCCGCCAACACCGACCATACGGTCAACGTTGTTGATACCCCGGCCGGACGCCTGGGCATCTTGATCGGCAGCGACAGTTGGTACCCGGACAACTACCGCAAACTCGACGAACAAGGCGCGCAACTGGTGGCGGTCCCGGCGTACATCGTCGGCCACGGAACCTGGGACAAGCCGTGGCGCGGTTACAAGGGCCTGTCGACGCCAAGCTCCGTCAGCCTCAAGGCCGGCGAACTCAGCGAAGGCCAGGCCTGGCATCGCCTGACCCTGATCGCCCAACCACCCAGCAGCCAGGCCATCGCCGGCATCAGCGTGTTCCTGCGCGGGCAGTTCTGGGACAAGGGCAGCGCCGGTCAGAGCTTTCTCAGCGCCAACGGCCAGCACTCCGCCGACAGCAATGTCCGGGGTGCGCGCCTGTTGAACCTCTGGTTATAA
- a CDS encoding AraC family transcriptional regulator — translation MKPLPMRLGDLSVGFVHSLADAVRSHGADPQPLLDQYGLDAARLSEAGARLSIPRYMRLGHGAIQLTGDPALGLRMGQLSRLSQAGLAGVTAAQAPTVREAARCLIRFEALYGSNYRGQSSFHEDARGAWLRFYSISPYNAYNRFVVDSIIAGWLQQLSSVSPAPLRAERIEIEFEETQYREAYNVFDCPIQFGAEHNQLRLSLASLAQRNPQHCPSTWRHLLQLCERELEQLTRTRSLRERITQLLGPLLNGGREPDLEEVAARLKLPTWTLRRKLAEEGTQFRAILNDTRRDLAMTYIRDTELAFGEIAYLLGFASAEAFQRAFKRWNGQTPGEFRRSHRQSA, via the coding sequence ATGAAACCGCTGCCGATGCGCCTCGGGGATCTGTCGGTGGGCTTTGTTCATAGCCTGGCCGACGCTGTGCGCAGCCATGGCGCTGACCCTCAGCCATTGCTCGACCAGTACGGCCTCGACGCCGCTCGCTTGAGCGAAGCAGGCGCCCGGCTCTCTATCCCGCGCTATATGCGCCTGGGCCACGGGGCGATTCAACTGACCGGTGACCCGGCGCTGGGCTTGCGCATGGGTCAACTCAGTCGCTTGAGTCAGGCGGGCCTGGCCGGTGTCACCGCCGCCCAGGCCCCGACGGTGCGGGAAGCGGCGCGTTGCCTGATTCGCTTCGAAGCCTTGTACGGGTCCAACTATCGCGGCCAGTCGAGTTTCCACGAAGACGCCCGGGGCGCATGGCTGCGGTTCTATTCCATCAGCCCTTACAACGCCTACAACCGCTTCGTGGTGGACTCGATCATCGCAGGCTGGTTGCAGCAATTGTCCAGCGTAAGCCCTGCCCCGCTGCGGGCCGAACGCATCGAGATCGAATTCGAAGAAACGCAGTATAGAGAAGCCTACAACGTATTTGATTGCCCGATCCAGTTCGGCGCCGAACACAATCAATTGCGTCTGAGCCTGGCCAGCCTCGCCCAGCGCAACCCGCAACATTGCCCGAGCACCTGGCGGCACCTGCTGCAATTATGTGAACGGGAACTGGAGCAACTGACACGCACCCGTAGCCTGCGTGAACGCATCACTCAGTTACTGGGGCCGTTGCTCAACGGTGGCCGGGAACCCGACCTGGAAGAAGTGGCGGCACGCCTGAAGCTACCCACCTGGACCTTGCGTCGCAAACTCGCCGAGGAAGGCACGCAGTTTCGTGCAATTCTCAACGACACGCGCCGCGACCTGGCCATGACCTACATCCGCGATACCGAACTGGCGTTCGGGGAAATCGCTTATCTGCTCGGCTTTGCCTCAGCCGAAGCCTTTCAACGGGCCTTCAAACGCTGGAACGGCCAGACACCCGGCGAATTTCGCCGCAGTCATCGCCAATCCGCGTAA
- a CDS encoding DUF2242 domain-containing protein — protein MFKSIPMRVVGLALVLAAAAGCSSKKAAIYEHENFDDSGTFSRNYPVSDAQTCEAARRALLSQGYIITSSDPKLVSGHKSFQQTGETHMEISFSVVCADDGTEGHHATMFANALQDRYALKKTNNSASLGVGVLGSVSMPIGSSDDSMVKVASETVSSAKFYERFFTLVELFLPPEAKKAAHIVEKPKTDLGVPEPKAVPAALAPTPTAAPAAEPVVVPVAAPVVAPAVIEVAPVASEPVAPPPEAAPITPAQTSEPAPSTETITPPVHPDNMPAPSEPIPAMPSSGQ, from the coding sequence ATGTTTAAGTCAATTCCCATGCGTGTCGTCGGGCTGGCGCTGGTGCTAGCCGCTGCTGCCGGTTGTTCGTCGAAAAAAGCCGCCATCTATGAGCATGAGAACTTCGACGACTCCGGAACGTTTTCACGCAACTACCCGGTGAGCGATGCACAGACCTGCGAAGCCGCTCGTCGCGCCTTGCTCAGCCAGGGCTATATCATCACCAGCAGCGATCCGAAACTGGTCAGCGGGCACAAGAGCTTCCAGCAGACTGGCGAGACCCACATGGAGATCAGCTTCAGTGTGGTCTGTGCCGATGACGGCACCGAGGGGCACCACGCGACCATGTTCGCCAACGCCTTGCAGGACCGCTACGCGCTGAAGAAGACCAACAACTCTGCCAGCCTCGGTGTAGGCGTGTTGGGCTCGGTGTCGATGCCGATCGGCTCCTCCGATGATTCGATGGTCAAGGTCGCCAGCGAAACCGTGTCCTCGGCCAAGTTCTACGAGCGTTTCTTTACTCTGGTGGAGTTGTTCCTGCCGCCGGAAGCGAAGAAAGCGGCGCACATCGTCGAGAAGCCTAAAACTGACCTGGGCGTACCTGAACCCAAGGCAGTACCCGCAGCACTGGCGCCAACGCCAACCGCGGCACCTGCCGCAGAACCTGTAGTGGTTCCGGTCGCCGCTCCGGTAGTCGCGCCCGCCGTTATCGAGGTTGCTCCTGTTGCTTCGGAGCCGGTCGCACCGCCGCCGGAAGCTGCGCCAATCACCCCGGCTCAAACGTCTGAGCCAGCCCCAAGCACCGAGACCATCACTCCACCGGTGCACCCGGACAACATGCCGGCGCCAAGCGAGCCAATCCCGGCCATGCCGTCCTCCGGCCAGTAA